AGATGGAGCCCGCAGCGCAGCAACAGGCACTGCGGGCCGACACCCCCTGCTGGTGCCTCGATCCGCTCGACGGCACCTCCAACTTCGTCGCCGGCATTCCCTGCTTCGCCATCTCGCTCGGCCTGCTCCACCAGGGCAGGGCGGTCGCCGGCTGGATCTACGACCCCGTCGCCGACGAGCTCTTCTGCCCGGACGATCCGCCGCAACCGGCCCCGACCGCTGCCTCCCCTCTCGCCGAATCGGTCGGCTTCGTCGATTTCAAGCGACTGACGCCGAGGCTCGCCCTCCGACTGCTCACCCACCCGATCGGCAGCAGCCAGCGCAACCTGGGCAGCTGCGCGCTGGAGTGGGCCTGGCTGACCCGTGGGCGCGGCCGCTTCCTTATCCATGGCGGGGAGCAGATCTGGGACTATGCCGCCGGCCTGGCCCTGG
The sequence above is drawn from the Zetaproteobacteria bacterium genome and encodes:
- a CDS encoding inositol monophosphatase family protein; protein product: MPLLPSPLRTEIGALLREAGRTILLPAFHDHRTGGVHRKQDGSPVTETDRRCQEFLHRHLRRCTPRFAFLGEEMEPAAQQQALRADTPCWCLDPLDGTSNFVAGIPCFAISLGLLHQGRAVAGWIYDPVADELFCPDDPPQPAPTAASPLAESVGFVDFKRLTPRLALRLLTHPIGSSQRNLGSCALEWAWLTRGRGRFLIHGGEQIWDYAAGLALARNSGCMVCDFSGADPLAGGRLASSILAARSEEELRALQQAVA